From one Triticum urartu cultivar G1812 chromosome 3, Tu2.1, whole genome shotgun sequence genomic stretch:
- the LOC125549446 gene encoding (+)-menthofuran synthase-like, whose product MAAQMVSALFNSAYALTALAFLLAVTVLVSSSKHSRSAGRHGELRLPPSPTGLPVIGHLHLLGSLPHRSLRALAATYGPVMHLRLGCVPTVVACSAAAAAEAMRTRDLDFASRPRLLMVDRFYYGTGGIGFAPYGEHCRQARRVCVTHMLNARRVASLGRVRAQEAAALVDRVRRHAGAVVNLSDNLIVYSNTVISRCTFGDTDYGVEGGGGGGARLRKVFAEIEELLGTVPMGETVPWLRWVDVVTGLEKKTRRVFEEMDGLLERVIADHRERRRAGAATEEEGDFVDLMLDAEELDTGSIKGIILDMLAAATDSTFTLLEWAMAELINHPHEMRKLQDEVRAAVGPGAGAVVTEEHLPRLPYLKAVVKEALRLHPPTPLLLPRETLEDTRLLGYDVPAGTRVLIHAWAIGRDPATWGSRAEEFAPERFLGYDLKMGQDFAFLPFGAGRRGCPGVGFAMMSNELALASLVCNFDWELTGGRMPPVDMSELHGLSVRLKAPLLLVAKPWSSVSVDGVE is encoded by the coding sequence ATGGCTGCACAGATGGTTTCTGCTCTGTTCAACTCCGCCTATGCCCTCACCgccctcgccttcctcctcgccgtCACCGTCCTCGTCTCCTCCTCGAAGCACAGCCGCAGTGCCGGCAGGCATGGCGAGCTGCGGCTGCCTCCATCGCCGACGGGCCTGCCGGTCATCGGCCACCTCCACCTGCTCGGGAGCCTGCCGCACCGGAGCCTCCGGGCTCTGGCCGCGACCTACGGCCCGGTCATGCACCTGCGGCTCGGGTGCGTGCCCACCGTGGTGGCGTGCTccgcggccgcggcggcggaggccATGAGGACCCGCGACCTCGACTTCGCCAGCCGCCCCAGGCTCCTCATGGTCGACCGCTTCTACTACGGCACCGGCGGCATCGGCTTCGCGCCCTACGGCGAGCACTGTCGCCAGGCGCGCCGCGTCTGCGTCACCCACATGCTCAACGCGCGGCGCGTCGCGTCCCTGGGCCGCGTCCGCGCGCAGGAGGCCGCCGCGCTCGTCGACCGGGTCCGCCGACACGCCGGCGCCGTCGTGAACCTCAGCGACAACCTCATCGTTTACTCTAACACGGTCATCTCGCGATGCACGTTCGGGGACACGGACTACGGGGttgaaggaggcggcggcggcggcgcgaggttGAGGAAGGTGTTCGCCGAGATCGAGGAGCTCCTGGGCACGGTGCCCATGGGAGAGACGGTGCCGTGGCTGCGATGGGTGGACGTCGTGACGGGGCTGGAGAAGAAGACGAGGCGCGTCTTCGAGGAGATGGACGGGCTGCTGGAGCGGGTCATCGCGGACCACCGCGAGCGCCGCCGCGCGGGAGCGGCCACCGAGGAGGAGGGAGACTTCGTGGACCTGATGCTGGACGCGGAAGAGCTGGACACGGGCAGCATCAAGGGCATCATCCTGGACATGCTGGCCGCCGCCACGGACTCGACCTTCACGCTGCTGGAATGGGCCATGGCGGAGCTCATCAACCACCCGCACGAGATGCGCAAGCTACAGGACGAGGTCCGCGCGGCAGTCGGCCCGGGCGCCGGCGCCGTCGTGACGGAGGAGCATCTCCCCCGCCTGCCCTACCTGAAGGCGGTGGTGAAGGAGGCCCTGCGGCTCCACCCGCCGACGCCGCTGCTCCTGCCGCGGGAGACGCTGGAAGACACGCGGCTGCTGGGGTACGACGTGCCGGCGGGCACCCGGGTCCTGATCCACGCCTGGGCCATCGGCCGCGACCCGGCGACGTGGGGGAGCCGCGCCGAGGAGTTCGCGCCGGAGAGGTTCCTCGGGTACGACCTCAAGATGGGGCAGGACTTCGCCTTCTTGCCCTTCGGCGCCGGAAGGAGGGGCTGCCCTGGCGTCGGGTTCGCCATGATGTCCAACGAGCTGGCACTGGCGAGCCTCGTGTGTAACTTTGACTGGGAGCTGACCGGCGGGAGGATGCCGCCGGTGGACATGAGCGAGCTGCACGGCCTCTCCGTGCGCCTCAAGGCGCCGCTGCTTCTGGTTGCCAAACCGTGGTCGTCTGTGTCTGTGGATGGAGTTGAATGA